One window of Oncorhynchus gorbuscha isolate QuinsamMale2020 ecotype Even-year unplaced genomic scaffold, OgorEven_v1.0 Un_scaffold_2368, whole genome shotgun sequence genomic DNA carries:
- the LOC124025710 gene encoding GDP-fucose transporter 1-like, with protein sequence MALAGSDTTEEGKGETFLLKAIKIGGVVVLYWFISITMVFLNNYLLDSKDLDAPLFVTFYQCLVAVGLCYGMHLLSHLCPGVIDFPSVKFDLKVCREVLPLSIVFIGMITFNNLCLKHVGVAFYTVGRSLSTVFNVLLSYVILKQTTSFYAILCCGIILGGFWLGVDQEGVAGSLSWAGVFFGVLASACVSLNAIFTKRVMPAVDGNIWKLSFYNNINACILFLPLILVFGEVGHLVHFSRLGDPTFWGMMTLGGVFGFAIGYVTGLQIKFTSPLTHNVSGTAKACAQTVIAVVYNQSSKSFLWWTSNLMVLGGSSAYTWVKGMEMKKLRFRKNIQMNVKE encoded by the exons ATGGCTCTAGCAGGAtcggacaccacggaagaaggaAAAGGCGAGACGTTTCTACTTAAAGCCATCAAAATAGGTGGTGTGGTCGTACTTTATTGGTTCATTTCAATAACCATGGTGTTCTTAAATAACTACTTGCTAGACAGTAAAGATTTGGACGCGCCGCTATTTGTGACATTTTACCAGTGCCTTGTGGCTGTCGGACTGTGCTATGGCATGCACTTGCTATCCCACTTATGTCCGGGTGTCATCGACTTCCCCTCCGTCAAATTCGACCTAAAGGTATGCCGGGAGGTTCTACCCCTATCCATCGTGTTCATTGGAATGATAACCTTCAACAACTTGTGCCTGAAGCATGTAGGGGTGGCCTTCTACACTGTCGGCAGGTCACTCAGCACAGTCTTCAACGTTCTACTCTCCTACGTGATCCTCAAGCAGACCACGTCCTTCTACGCCATCCTGTGTTGTGGAATTATTCTAG GTGGATTCTGGTTGGGTGTGGACCAGGAAGGTGTGGCGGGCTCCCTGTCGTGGGCGGGTGTGTTTTTCGGTGTGCTGGCCAGCGCCTGCGTCTCCCTCAATGCCATCTTCACCAAGCGGGTCATGCCGGCGGTAGACGGAAACATCTGGAAGCTCTCCTTCTACAACAACATCAACGCCTgcatcctcttcctcccactcaTCCTCGTCTTCGGTGAGGTCGGCCACCTCGTCCATTTCAGCCGCCTGGGTGACCCTACATTCTGGGGCATGATGACGCTGGGCGGCGTGTTCGGTTTCGCCATCGGCTACGTGACGGGCCTCCAAATCAAGTTCACGAGTCCGCTCACGCACAACGTGTCGGGGACGGCCAAGGCCTGCGCTCAGACGGTCATCGCTGTGGTCTATAACCAGTCCAGTAAAAGTTTCCTGtggtggactagtaacctgatGGTCCTTGGTGGGTCTTCTGCCTACACCTGGGTCAAAGGCATGGAGATgaagaagttgaggtttaggaaaaatattCAAATGAATGTGAAGGAAA